A stretch of the Coregonus clupeaformis isolate EN_2021a unplaced genomic scaffold, ASM2061545v1 scaf0057, whole genome shotgun sequence genome encodes the following:
- the LOC121569045 gene encoding zinc finger BED domain-containing protein 4-like, with translation MTEFKRAFSLVWDHFTLVTPNKVQCSLCSQRLSFNKNTSAMLRHLRSRHPSEAWYSNSTSGAHSSTSNSTSGVHSTFSNSIISSAGVHSSFSGTSGLNSIFTNSAAAGHHIQVRTTRQEDLDDALVNMLVKDTQPFSVVEEEGFAAFVQKLDPSYNLPNKQALKKMVGSRCEFINDNVVSQMVISDFVSLTSDMWTSIDKHSYISVTGHLVAENAQLSTFLLGISKLPENHKVIHIEEAKNQLVASWGLHSRVAAFVTETSDNMVATVQKLGILQLPSFAHVLNLVIKRSMEATLELQDIRSQARAIVGFFKSNQNAEMRLAEVQGQLGRPEQKLIQEVDSRWNSSFSMLERVFDQRESVAAALSTLDTDIIPLGSADYEVIHQCLGVLGSFNQATAELASEKRVSASKVIPLVRMLKITLEKKHGAIIHPTATQLVSNLQRELQTSCSMVETEPILALSALLDPRFKMLAFGNQGYAQEAVKLLTSECASLIRINPDKDDTLPPSTTGSTTPSPTSPHTTSRAMETASVSMATSLSKSHDGGLWEMFDSKVGETQSVQSSTADAAVEVQHYLSDPYLNRVENPMHYWEKHSKVYPHLFQLARKYLSVPASSVPCERIFTKAGDVFNKKRSCLSMKAAEQIMLLNKGLV, from the exons ATGACTGAGTTCAAGAGAGCCTTCTCACTGGTGTGGGACCATTTTACTCTAGTGACACCCAATAAGGTCCAGTGCTCCCTCTGTTCACAACGGCTGAGCTTCAACAAAAACACCTCAGCCATGTTAAGGCACCTACGATCAAGGCACCCAAGCGAGGCTTGGTACAGCAACTCAACATCTGGTGCCCACTCAAGCACAAGCAACTCAACATCTGGAGTCCACTCAACGTTCTCTAACTCAATAATTAGTAGTGCTGGAGTCCACTCATCGTTCTCTGGTACTTCAGGACTAAACTCAATATTTACAAACAGTGCTGCTGCTGGACACCACATCCAAG TCAGGACCACCAGACAAGAGGACCTGGATGATGCCCTAGTCAACATGTTGGTTAAAGACACCCAGCCATTTTCAGTAGTCGAGGAAGAGGGATTCGCTGCTTTTGTCCAAAAGCTTGACCCAAGCTACAATCTTCCAAACAAGCAAGCACTGAAGAAAATGGTGGGGTCACGGTGTGAATTCATCAATGATAATGTTGTATCTCAGATGGTAATTTCTGACTTTGTCAGCCTGACTTCGGACATGTGGACATCTATAGACAAGCACAGTTACATTTCAGTGACAGGGCATTTGGTAGCAGAAAATGCCCAGTTATCCACTTTCCTCCTTGGGATTTCTAAGCTGCCTGAAAACCACAAAGTGATCCACATTGAGGAGGCCAAAAACCAACTGGTGGCGAGCTGGGGCCTCCACAGCAGGGTCGCCGCATTTGTCACAGAGACCAGCGACAACATGGTAGCCACGGTTCAGAAACTAGGAATCCTCCAGTTGCCCTCTTTTGCACACGTCCTGAACCTTGTGATTAAGAGGTCCATGGAGGCTACTTTGGAGCTGCAGGACATCCGCTCCCAAGCGCGGGCTATCGTGGGTTTCTTCAAGTCCAATCAGAACGCAGAGATGAGGTTAGCCGAGGTGCAGGGCCAGCTAGGCAGGCCAGAGCAGAAGCTGATCCAGGAGGTGGACTCGAGGTGGAACAGTAGCTTTTCTATGCTGGAACGTGTCTTTGACCAGAGGGAGTCTGTGGCGGCTGCTCTCAGCACCCTGGACACGGACATCATCCCTCTGGGATCTGCTGATTACGAGGTCATCCATCAGTGTCTCGGAGTGCTGGGTTCCTTCAACCAGGCCACAGCCGAGCTCGCCTCAGAGAAACGTGTCTCGGCCTCCAAGGTCATTCCTCTTGTCCGGATGCTAAAGATAACCCTTGAGAAGAAGCACGGTGCCATCATACACCCTACGGCTACACAGCTGGTGTCTAACCTACAGAGGGAGCTTCAGACGAGCTGCAGCATGGTGGAGACCGAGCCAATcttagctctctctgctctcctagaCCCGCGCTTCAAAATGTTGGCCTTCGGGAACCAAGGCTACGCTCAGGAGGCGGTGAAGCTCCTCACCTCCGAGTGCGCATCGTTAATCCGGATAAATCCGGACAAGGACGACACTCTGCCGCCGTCCACCACCGGGTCGACAACGCCCTCCCCGACATCACCCCACACCACCTCCCGGGCAATGGAAACCGCCTCCGTCTCCATGGCAACATCTCTGTCTAAGTCCCACGATGGGGGTCTGTGGGAGATGTTTGACAGTAAAGTGGGCGAGACACAGAGCGTTCAGAGCAGCACGGCGGACGCAGCGGTGGAGGTACAACACTACCTCAGTGACCCGTACCTGAACCGAGTGGAGAATCCCATGCACTACTGGGAGAAGCACTCCAAGGTGTACCCGCACCTGTTCCAGCTGGCTCGGAAATACCTCAGCGTTCCCGCCTCATCTGTGCCATGCGAGCGCATATTCACCAAAGCTGGAGATGTGTTCAATAAAAAGAGGAGTTGCCTCAGTATGAAGGCTGCTGAGCAGATAATGCTGTTGAATAAAGGTCTAGTATAG